In Bogoriella caseilytica, the genomic window GTACGCCCACCTACGCAGCTCCGATGTGGCTCGCCGTCGCCGAGCCCGGCATTGCGGCGGACGCCGCCACCGGCCGGCCGAAGCACTGGGGATCCCGGCAGGAAATCGACATCACCAGCACGGTCTTCCGGCGCTATGCCGAGCGCGTGATCCGCCGGATCCTCGAGGACCTTGCCGAGCATCCGGCCGTGATCGGCTATCAGGTGGACAACGAGTCCGGTGTGATGCTGCTGCACAACGAGAAGGTCTTCATCGCCTTCCGGGAGTGGCTCGCGAAGCAGCATGGCGATGTCGAGGAACTCAATGCCCGCTGGGGCCTGGCGTACTGGTCCCACGAACTGACCACCTACGACGAGCTGTGGCGCCCGGACGGCAACGCCCAGCCCGAGTACGACCTGGCGTGGCGCCGCTTCCAGGCCGAGCTCGTGACCGACTACATCCGGTGGCAGGCCGATCTGGTCCGCTCCCTGGGGCGCAAGGACCAGTTCGTCACCACCTGCATGGCGATCGACCGCGTGGCCATGGACGACGTCTCGGTGGCGCGCGAACTCGACGTCGCCGCAGGCAACCTCTACTTCCGCATGCAGGACAACCTGGCCCACCCCACGCCAGCCGACCGTCCTCAGGGCTGGATGACCGCCGGCACCTGGAGCGTCTTCCTCTCGGCCGACCGCCTCTACGGGACGCGTCACGAACCCTTCCTGGTCACCGAGACCAACGCCGGCGCGATCGCGCACTCGAACGTGGAAGAACCCGGCTGGGACGGCCAATGGCGCCAGGCCGCATGGGCCATGATCGCTCGCGGAGCACGGCTGATCGAGTACTGGCACTGGCATACCAACCATGTGGGCACCGAGACCCACTGGGTCGGCATCCTCCCCCACGACCAGCGCCCGGGGCGGGTCTACCGGAACATCGCGGAACTCGGAGCCGAGCTGCGCCGGCACGGCGCTCTGGTCGAGGACACCGTGCCGGACGCCGAGGTGGCCTTCGTCTTCTCGACCGATTCCAAGTACGCCCTGGCCTTCGAGCCCGCTTTCGCCGACGAAGCGCGCGGACCGGCCTCGCGCAGCTACCAGCGCCTCCTTGAGCCCTTCTACCAGGGAGCCTTCACCGCCGGGCTGCAGAGCCACATCGTCCACGACCGTGAACTGCCGACGGCGGAGGAGCTCCTCGAGCGCTACCCGGTCGTGGTCGTCCCCGGGCTCTACGTGGCGCAGGAGGAGACCCTGGCGACCCTGCGACGCTACGCCGAGCTCGGCGGTCACCTGGTGATCGGACCGCGCACCGGCTACACCGACGAGGTGGCGCGAGTGCGCGTGGAGCCGCAGCCCGGCGGTCTCGCCGAGCTCGCCGGCGCCTCCTACCAGGAGTTCAGCACACCGCCGTCACCCATCGAGGTCGGCTTCGAGTTCGGCGGGCGCGGCCGGGCCACGGGCTGGATCGAGCTGCTCGAGGCCACTGAGGCCGAGGTGCTCGCTCGCTACCGCCATCCCCACCACGGCGCTTTCGCTGCCGCCACCACGCGCGTCACCGGTGCCGGGCGGACCACCCTGGTCGGTTTCGTCCCCGACGACGAGTCGGCACGAACGCTCTTCTCGTGGGTAGCGCAGCAATCAGGCCTGACGCCTGAGGTGCCCTCAGCACCCTCGGTCACCCACGCCTCGACCAGCTCGCCCGCACGGCGGGTGCACTTCTACTTCAACTGGTCCTGGGCACCGGCAGAGATCGCCTGGCCGGACGGCCGACTCAGTCCCGAGGGCGAGGCTGCGACCGTCCTCAGCTTCGGCGCCTGGGACACCAAGATCCTGGTGGAAGACCTCAGCATCAGCGCTGATACCGCCCAGGAGCGCCGTCAGTGATCGATCGCCACGCCGTCGTCCAACGACACACCATCCGCTACCACGAGCCTCATCTGGATGCCCCGCTGACGCTCTGGTACACCCGTCCCGCCCACCGCTGGCAGGAATCTCTGCTGCTGGGAAACGGCCGCCTCGGCGCGAGCGTGTGGGGCGGCATCGAGCGCGAGCTGATCAGTCTGAACGATGACACGCTGTGGACCGGCGAGCCCGGGTACGAGGCCAACCCGAAGGCACCGGAGGCGCTGCCTGAGGTACGCCGGTTGCTGTTGGCCGGTGATCACGCCGGGGCGCAGGTGCTGGCCGGTGACTCACTCGGCGGCATCGGAGACACGGGTGTGTACATGCCGCTGGGGGAACTGAGCATCGATATGCCTGTGCCGGCGGACCAGGTCAGTGACTACCGCCGCGAGCTCGACCTGGGCACCGCGATGGCCCAGGTCACCTTCTCCCACCACGGCGTGACCTATCGCCGGGAGGTCTTCGTGTCTCACCCCGCCGACACCATGGTGGTACGGCTGAGCGGCGACCGACCCGGCGCGCTCACCTTCACCGCGGCCTTGACGAGCCCCTTGCGCCACGAGACCCGGATCGACGAGTCGCAACTGCACATGTCTGGCCGCGCGCCGATGCGCGCCTATACCTACTCGGGACGAGATCGAGAGCCTGAGTACGACGAGGGCCCCGACCCGAGGGGGATGCGGTGGGCGGTCCGGCTCGCCGCGGTCGCTGAAGGCGGAACGGTGAGCCATGGCGTACGGGACGACGCGCAGGTCGTGACCGCCGAGGGCTGCGACGCCGTCACGCTCGTGGTGGCCGCGCGCACTAGCTATAACGGTCCGACCGCGAGCCCCAGCCGCGAGGGCCGGGACGAGACCGCATTGGTCCGTCGCGACCTGCACGCAGCCCTCGGGCAGAGTTACGACAGGCTACGCGCTGCGCACGTGGCCGATCACCAGCAGTTGTTCAACCGGGTCAGCCTGGACCTCGGGCGCTCACCACAGGCAGAAAGCCTGCCCACCAACGAGCGCCTCGAAGCCTACGTCGCCGACAGCGGCAGTGACCCGGGCCTCGCAGCGCTCTACTACCAATTCGGCCGCTACATCCTGATCACCACCTCCCGGCCCGGTAGCCAACCGGCGACGCTGCAGGGGCTGTGGAACCCCTCGATCAACCCGGCGTGGGGCTCGGGTTGGACGATCAACTGCAACGCCCAGATCAATTACTGGCCGGCGGAGGCGGCGAACCTGGCCGAGTGCCATGAGCCGCTGCTGGAGCTGATCCGTGAGCTCAGCGAGAACGGCGCGCGGGTGGCACGCGACCACTACGGTGCCCGTGGCTGGGTTTCCCACCAAGGTACCGACGTGTGGCGCTACGCCCAGCCGGTGGGCAACAACCCCCAGTGGTCGAACTTCGTCGCCAGCAACGCGTGGCTGTCCCAGCACCTGTGGGAGCACTACGCATTCTCGGGTGACCCAGCAGAGCTACGACGCATCTGGCCGATCCTGAGCGGCGCCGCCGCTTTCCATCTCGACATGCTCGTCGAGGAGCCGCTCCACGGTTGGCTGGTCACGGCGCCGGACATCAACTTCGAGAACATCTGGGTCAAACCGGACGGTTCGACCGGCTCGCTGGCGATGGGCACCACGCCCACCACCCAGATGGTGCGCGAACTGTTCACCAACGTCATCACCGCCGCCCGGGCGTTGGGCGAGTCGCCCGAGCTGCGCGAAGAGCTGGAAGTGGCGGTGCAGCGGCTGGCTCCGATGCAGATCAGCCCCACCACTGGCCAGCTGCAGGAGTACCTGGAGGACTGGGGCCGCACCATGAAAGCCGAGGTGCTTTCCAGCTGGGGCGCGGTGGCCAGTGCCCAGATCCATCCCCGCCGCACACCCGAGCTTGCGGCGGCGCTACGCCTGATTTTCGACACCGAACGCTGGTGGGAGGAGAAGGACGATCCACTGGCCGGGCCATGTCTGGGAAGCTGGGAGGGAGCATTCCAAGCGATGGCCTACGCCCGTCTCGGAGATGGGGATACCGCGTTACACATCTTCGACCTGCACCTGCAGAAGGCGGTGCAAGCCAATCTCGGGTCGAAGTTCATCGGGCACGCCCCGAACAACCCGATGTTTCAGATCGACGGCAACCTCGGTCAGACCAGCGCCGTCAACGAGATGCTGCTGCAGAGTCACGTACTCGAGAACGGCGTCTACGAACTCGATCTGCTCCCTGCTCTCCCGGCGCAGTGGTCCGAGGGGGCGGTCACCGGCCTGCGCGGACGCGGCGGATTCGAGGTGGACCTGCGTTGGAGCGGCGGTGACCTGGATACGGCCACGATCCGGTCGATCAGCGGCACAACTACTCGGGTCCGCCACGGCGATCGCACCCAAGAGCTCACAATGACGCCGGGTGAGCAGCGGGTTCTGCGTACCGACGACCTCGGCTGAGCCCTGCGGGAGTGGCTCGAGAGTGCTGGTGAGACGACCTTCGAGAAGACCACCGCGCTGGTGATCCCGTTCCGCTGCTTGCCCTCACGATGAGGTCCAACACCGCACAAGAGCACGGAAGAACCGATCACGGCACGCTGTCCCTTGCTGCGGCACGGCACAATACCGGGGTGCCATTTCCACACTGTCAGGACGTCGAGCGCGGCGACCTCACGCCCCTGCACCACGGAGTCCTGGCCTGGTACCGCGAGCATGCCCGTGACCTGCCCTGGCGGCGCCCCGACGCCAGCGCGTGGGCGGTGCTGGTCAGCGAGGTGATGCTGCAGCAGACCCCGGTGGTCCGCGTCGAACCCGCGTGGCGCGCGTGGATGGAACGCTGGCCAACTCCCGCCGCTCTCGCCGCGGCCGAGCCGGCCGAGGTGTTGCGCGCCTGGGACCGGCTCGGCTACCCGCGCCGCGCGCTGCGGCTGCGCGAGTGCGCCGCAACGATTGCCGCCCGGCACGGCGGGGTGGTCCCTGAGGACGAGGCCGAGCTGCTCGCGCTACCGGGCGTGGGTGAGTACACCGCCGCCGCGGTACGCGCCTTCGCCTACCGCCGCCGCGCCGTCGTACTGGACACCAACGTACGCCGGGTACTCGGCCGCGTGGCCGACGGCGTGGCCCTGCCCCCGCCGTCCCTGGGCCGGGCCGAACGCGAGCGCGCCGCGGCCCTGGTACCCGAGGACGCCGAGACCTCCGCGCGGTGGAACGTGGCCGTGATGGAACTCGGCGCCCTGGTGTGCACGGCCCGCTCCCCCCGCTGCCCCGAATGCCCGGTGCAGGGCCGCTGCGCCTGGCTCGCGGCCGGGCACCCCGAGGATGCGCACGCCGGGCGGCGCCGCACCCAGGGGTGGCACGGCACGGACCGGCAGGCCCGCGGCCGGATCATGGCGGCGCTGCGCGACACCGAGGGGGCGCTCACCCAGGAGGAGCTGCTCACCGCGGCGGCCGGCGGGGCGGCGCCCGAGGCCCTGGACGATCCGGCCCGCCCGGCCCGAGCGCTGACGTCGCTGGTGACTGACGGATTGGCGGTCGAGGTGGAGGGCGGTTACCGGCTTCCGTGAGGGTCGACCGCTGACTGCGGGTTGGGGCGGTGCACGGCGCATCGGCGATCGACGCGCGGGCGTGGGCCACTGCGCGCGTACACGTGACCGTGCACCGCGAGCGCTGCGGATGGGAGACTGCCAGGCGTGTCCGCGCCCTCTTCCGAACCCCGTGCGGTGCGCCCGCTGCGCATCACCCTGCTCACCACCGCCGGAGCCGCCGTGGCCTACGGAGTCCTCGGCGTCGCCCTGACCGTGATGTCGGGCGAGACCAATCCGTGGCCAGGCGTCTCCCTGCTTCTCGTGGCCCAGGCGGTCGCGCTCGCCGGCGCCGTGGGAGCGGGCCTGGCCTGGCGGCGTGCACTGCAGTCGCTGGAGACCCCGGAGCACCTGCCCGGCATCGCCGCCGGGGTGCGCGGCCTGCTCAGCCTGCTGCTGCGCATCCACGGGGCGCTGCTCATCCTCGGCGTCACGGTGTGGATGATCGCCCGCCCGGACGCCTGGCTCGCGATCCTCGCCTGCGCGGCCGTGGCCGCTCAGCTCCTCGCCGTGCTGCGCTTCCTGCGCGGACCGGCTGCGAGCGCCTCATACACCTAGAGCTCAAGCAGCAGGCGCGCGTTCCCGAGGGTGTTCGGCTTGACCCGGGCGAGGTCGAGGAACTCGGCCACGCCGTCGTCGTGGGAGCGCAGCATCTCCTGGTACACATCCATACCGACCGGGGTGCCCTCGATGACATCGAAACCGTGGCGCTGGAAGAACTCCACCTCGAAGGTCAGGCAGAACACCCGCTTCAGTTCGAGGTCACGAGCGCGCTCGATGAGCTGCTCGAGCAACTGATGCCCCAGGCCGGTGCCGCGATAGTCCTCGGCCACCGCGAGGGTGCGCACCTCGGCGATGTCGTCCCACATGACGTGCAGAGCGCCGCAGGCCACCACGCGTTCGCTCTCGCCGGACTGGTCAACGGCAACCACGAACTCCTGGACGGACTCGAAGTAGCTGATCAGCTCCTTGGCCACCAGGATGCGTCGCTCCGCGTAGGGCAGCACCAGGTCGTAGATGCCGCGCGCATCCCGAGGGAGGGCCCGGCGAATCGTGACGTCTGTGGAGTTCATCCGCCCAGCGTAAGGACCGAACTCCGCTCGTGGCTCCACGTACTCACCCCGCTCGCTCGATGACGGCGCGGGCGGTGGTCTCATCCACCACCAGGTCGGTGGCCACACCCGCCCGCAGCGCCCCCAGCAGCGGGCTGACCTTGGCGGTGCCCGCCACCACGCAGATGCGGCGTTCCAGCCGGCGGAGCTCCGGCGGTGTGGGCCCGGTGGCCCGGGCGTTCATCGCGATGTCCGCGAAGGTGCCGTCCTCGCGCAGCAGGACTGTGCAGACGTCGCCGACCACCCGCTCGCGGCGGAGCTGCTCGACCTCCCCCGGGGCCAAGTAGCCGCCCGCGTACACATGCGACACCAGGGGCCCACTCAGCGCCCCTACTCCGAAGAGAGCGACGTTGACGCGCCGTTGCTCCTCGAGCACCCGCCGCACCGAACTCTCCCGCCACATCACCGCCTTGGACTCCGGGTAGTCGAAGAACGCCGGCACCGGGAAGTGGTGCACCCGGGCGTCAAAGGCCTCGGCTGCGGCCGCCATGATCGATCCCGCATAGGGGATGCCGGAGGTGAGTGGATTCGCGGCACCATTGAGCTGGACCACGGCGCTCCCCGGCGCCCGCTTGGGAACCAGGTGATGCACCACGGCCGAGGTCGTGGTGCCCCAGGCCACGCCCAGTACCTGGCCGGGCGCCATCCAGTTCGACACCAGCGCCCCGGCCACCTGCGCGACATTCTCCAGCCGCTGCACGTCGGTCGCGCCTTCGCGCACCGCCACCACGTGAGCCCGCACACCGAAGAGCTG contains:
- a CDS encoding amino-acid N-acetyltransferase, whose product is MNSTDVTIRRALPRDARGIYDLVLPYAERRILVAKELISYFESVQEFVVAVDQSGESERVVACGALHVMWDDIAEVRTLAVAEDYRGTGLGHQLLEQLIERARDLELKRVFCLTFEVEFFQRHGFDVIEGTPVGMDVYQEMLRSHDDGVAEFLDLARVKPNTLGNARLLLEL
- a CDS encoding beta-galactosidase — encoded protein: MKVPVGFGAAYYLEYQPTPRLAADMRLMQEAGFSVIRVGESTWSRWEPRPGEFRTAWMREILDAAHEHGIEVILGTPTYAAPMWLAVAEPGIAADAATGRPKHWGSRQEIDITSTVFRRYAERVIRRILEDLAEHPAVIGYQVDNESGVMLLHNEKVFIAFREWLAKQHGDVEELNARWGLAYWSHELTTYDELWRPDGNAQPEYDLAWRRFQAELVTDYIRWQADLVRSLGRKDQFVTTCMAIDRVAMDDVSVARELDVAAGNLYFRMQDNLAHPTPADRPQGWMTAGTWSVFLSADRLYGTRHEPFLVTETNAGAIAHSNVEEPGWDGQWRQAAWAMIARGARLIEYWHWHTNHVGTETHWVGILPHDQRPGRVYRNIAELGAELRRHGALVEDTVPDAEVAFVFSTDSKYALAFEPAFADEARGPASRSYQRLLEPFYQGAFTAGLQSHIVHDRELPTAEELLERYPVVVVPGLYVAQEETLATLRRYAELGGHLVIGPRTGYTDEVARVRVEPQPGGLAELAGASYQEFSTPPSPIEVGFEFGGRGRATGWIELLEATEAEVLARYRHPHHGAFAAATTRVTGAGRTTLVGFVPDDESARTLFSWVAQQSGLTPEVPSAPSVTHASTSSPARRVHFYFNWSWAPAEIAWPDGRLSPEGEAATVLSFGAWDTKILVEDLSISADTAQERRQ
- a CDS encoding A/G-specific adenine glycosylase, whose protein sequence is MPFPHCQDVERGDLTPLHHGVLAWYREHARDLPWRRPDASAWAVLVSEVMLQQTPVVRVEPAWRAWMERWPTPAALAAAEPAEVLRAWDRLGYPRRALRLRECAATIAARHGGVVPEDEAELLALPGVGEYTAAAVRAFAYRRRAVVLDTNVRRVLGRVADGVALPPPSLGRAERERAAALVPEDAETSARWNVAVMELGALVCTARSPRCPECPVQGRCAWLAAGHPEDAHAGRRRTQGWHGTDRQARGRIMAALRDTEGALTQEELLTAAAGGAAPEALDDPARPARALTSLVTDGLAVEVEGGYRLP
- a CDS encoding sugar-binding transcriptional regulator translates to MNTGSRRRGSDPRAGAGSRAESPALIADGAARREDLAYLAAQLYYLQDETMEAIARHLDVSRSTVSRLLKHARATGLVNISLQPRGAGADALSRRFHQLFGVRAHVVAVREGATDVQRLENVAQVAGALVSNWMAPGQVLGVAWGTTTSAVVHHLVPKRAPGSAVVQLNGAANPLTSGIPYAGSIMAAAAEAFDARVHHFPVPAFFDYPESKAVMWRESSVRRVLEEQRRVNVALFGVGALSGPLVSHVYAGGYLAPGEVEQLRRERVVGDVCTVLLREDGTFADIAMNARATGPTPPELRRLERRICVVAGTAKVSPLLGALRAGVATDLVVDETTARAVIERAG
- a CDS encoding glycoside hydrolase family 95 protein, which produces MIDRHAVVQRHTIRYHEPHLDAPLTLWYTRPAHRWQESLLLGNGRLGASVWGGIERELISLNDDTLWTGEPGYEANPKAPEALPEVRRLLLAGDHAGAQVLAGDSLGGIGDTGVYMPLGELSIDMPVPADQVSDYRRELDLGTAMAQVTFSHHGVTYRREVFVSHPADTMVVRLSGDRPGALTFTAALTSPLRHETRIDESQLHMSGRAPMRAYTYSGRDREPEYDEGPDPRGMRWAVRLAAVAEGGTVSHGVRDDAQVVTAEGCDAVTLVVAARTSYNGPTASPSREGRDETALVRRDLHAALGQSYDRLRAAHVADHQQLFNRVSLDLGRSPQAESLPTNERLEAYVADSGSDPGLAALYYQFGRYILITTSRPGSQPATLQGLWNPSINPAWGSGWTINCNAQINYWPAEAANLAECHEPLLELIRELSENGARVARDHYGARGWVSHQGTDVWRYAQPVGNNPQWSNFVASNAWLSQHLWEHYAFSGDPAELRRIWPILSGAAAFHLDMLVEEPLHGWLVTAPDINFENIWVKPDGSTGSLAMGTTPTTQMVRELFTNVITAARALGESPELREELEVAVQRLAPMQISPTTGQLQEYLEDWGRTMKAEVLSSWGAVASAQIHPRRTPELAAALRLIFDTERWWEEKDDPLAGPCLGSWEGAFQAMAYARLGDGDTALHIFDLHLQKAVQANLGSKFIGHAPNNPMFQIDGNLGQTSAVNEMLLQSHVLENGVYELDLLPALPAQWSEGAVTGLRGRGGFEVDLRWSGGDLDTATIRSISGTTTRVRHGDRTQELTMTPGEQRVLRTDDLG